The following coding sequences lie in one Pseudoxanthomonas sp. SE1 genomic window:
- a CDS encoding F0F1 ATP synthase subunit delta codes for MSQALTVARPYARAAFATARDEGNFAAWSQALGFAAHVAADPRVAALLPNPQLLHADAVTLLAPEGASEAFIRFLGILADARRLQQLPEIAGLFEELRAEAEHIVKAKVTSATTLPAGELDVIKAALKKRFGREVEVETAIDASLIGGAVIDAGSVVIDGSLKGKLARLQSALTH; via the coding sequence ATGAGCCAGGCCCTTACCGTCGCCCGTCCCTACGCCCGCGCCGCCTTTGCGACGGCGCGCGACGAAGGCAACTTCGCCGCCTGGTCGCAGGCGCTGGGTTTTGCCGCGCACGTCGCGGCGGATCCGCGCGTGGCCGCGCTGCTGCCCAATCCGCAGCTGCTGCACGCCGATGCGGTGACGCTGCTCGCGCCCGAGGGTGCGAGCGAGGCGTTCATCCGCTTCCTCGGCATCCTCGCCGACGCGCGCCGCCTGCAGCAGTTGCCGGAGATCGCCGGCCTGTTCGAGGAGCTGCGTGCCGAGGCCGAGCACATCGTCAAGGCGAAGGTGACGTCCGCCACGACGCTGCCGGCCGGCGAGCTGGACGTGATCAAGGCGGCATTGAAGAAGCGCTTCGGCCGCGAGGTCGAGGTCGAAACGGCCATCGACGCATCGCTGATCGGCGGCGCCGTGATCGATGCCGGCAGCGTGGTGATCGACGGCTCGCTGAAGGGCAAGCTGGCGCGCCTGCAGTCGGCCCTGACGCACTGA
- the atpA gene encoding F0F1 ATP synthase subunit alpha, giving the protein MATTLNPSEISDLIKTRIEKVKLAAESRNEGTVTSVSDGIVRIFGLADVMQGEMIELPNSTYALALNLERDSVGAVVLGDYEHLREGDVAKTTGRILEVPVGPEMLGRVVNALGEPIDGKGPLGTSLTAPVERVAPGVIWRKSVDQPVQTGYKSVDAMIPIGRGQRELIIGDRQTGKTAMAIDAVINQKGTGIKCVYVAIGQKASTVANIVRKLEENGALAHTVVVAATASESAAMQYISAYSGCTMGEYFMDRGQDALIVYDDLSKQAVAYRQISLLLKRPPGREAYPGDVFYLHSRLLERAARVSEEYVEKFTEGKVTGKTGSLTALPIIETQAGDVSAFVPTNVISITDGQIFLETDLFNAGIRPAVNAGISVSRVGGAAQTKIIKKLSGGIRISLAQYRELAAFAQFASDLDEATRKQLERGQRVTELMKQKQYAPMSIALQALSIYAVNEGYLDDVPVGKILAFEDALHAHFTNTQGALVDTINSTGNWNDEIEGAFKKGIAEFKQTGTW; this is encoded by the coding sequence ATGGCTACCACGCTCAACCCCTCTGAAATCAGCGACCTGATCAAGACCCGTATCGAGAAGGTCAAGCTGGCCGCGGAGTCGCGCAACGAAGGCACGGTCACCTCCGTGTCCGACGGCATCGTGCGCATCTTCGGCCTGGCCGACGTCATGCAGGGCGAAATGATCGAGCTGCCCAACAGCACCTACGCACTGGCGCTGAACCTGGAGCGCGATTCGGTGGGCGCCGTGGTCCTGGGCGACTACGAGCACCTGCGCGAAGGCGACGTGGCCAAGACCACCGGCCGCATCCTGGAAGTGCCGGTCGGTCCGGAAATGCTCGGCCGCGTGGTGAACGCGCTGGGCGAGCCGATCGACGGCAAGGGTCCGCTGGGCACCTCGCTGACCGCGCCGGTGGAGCGCGTGGCCCCGGGCGTGATCTGGCGCAAGTCGGTCGACCAGCCGGTGCAGACCGGTTACAAGTCCGTCGACGCCATGATCCCGATCGGCCGCGGCCAGCGCGAGCTGATCATCGGCGACCGCCAGACCGGCAAGACCGCGATGGCCATCGACGCCGTGATCAACCAGAAGGGCACCGGCATCAAGTGCGTGTACGTCGCGATCGGCCAGAAGGCCTCGACCGTGGCCAACATCGTGCGCAAGCTGGAAGAGAACGGCGCGCTGGCCCACACCGTGGTCGTCGCCGCCACCGCCTCCGAGTCGGCCGCGATGCAGTACATCAGCGCCTACTCCGGCTGCACCATGGGCGAGTACTTCATGGACCGCGGCCAGGACGCCCTGATCGTGTACGACGACCTGTCCAAGCAGGCCGTGGCCTACCGCCAGATCTCGCTGCTGCTGAAGCGTCCGCCGGGCCGCGAAGCCTACCCGGGCGATGTGTTCTACCTGCACTCCCGCCTGCTCGAGCGCGCCGCGCGCGTGTCCGAGGAGTACGTCGAGAAGTTCACCGAAGGCAAGGTCACCGGCAAGACCGGTTCGCTGACCGCCCTGCCGATCATCGAAACGCAGGCCGGCGACGTGTCCGCGTTCGTGCCGACCAACGTGATCTCGATCACCGACGGCCAGATCTTCCTGGAAACCGACCTGTTCAACGCCGGCATCCGCCCGGCCGTGAACGCCGGTATCTCGGTGTCGCGCGTCGGTGGCGCCGCCCAGACCAAGATCATCAAGAAGCTGTCGGGCGGCATCCGCATCTCGCTCGCCCAGTACCGTGAGCTGGCGGCGTTCGCGCAGTTCGCCTCGGACCTGGACGAAGCCACCCGCAAGCAGCTGGAGCGCGGCCAGCGCGTCACCGAGCTGATGAAGCAGAAGCAGTACGCGCCGATGTCCATCGCCCTGCAGGCGCTGTCCATCTACGCCGTCAACGAGGGTTACCTGGACGACGTGCCGGTCGGCAAGATCCTGGCGTTCGAAGACGCGCTGCACGCGCACTTCACCAACACCCAGGGCGCACTGGTCGACACGATCAACAGCACCGGCAACTGGAACGACGAGATCGAAGGCGCCTTCAAGAAGGGCATCGCCGAGTTCAAGCAGACCGGTACCTGGTAA
- the atpG gene encoding F0F1 ATP synthase subunit gamma translates to MAGGREIKTKIKSVQNTRKVTRALEMVSASKIRKAQERMKTSRPYARAMKQVIGHLAQANTDYQHPFMVERKDVKRVGFIIVSSDRGLAGGLNNNLFRKMLGEIRQWNEKGVEVDVVTIGQKASVYFRRVKVDMLASVSHLGDSPKLDQLIGVIKVMLDAYTEGKLDRVFVVYNDFVNTMTQRAAFDQLLPLPAAETQVAHHDWDYIYEPDAATVLDHVITRYIESLVYQAVLENIASEHAARMVAMKAASDNANKLIGTLQLVYNKARQAAITQEISEIVGGAAAV, encoded by the coding sequence ATGGCAGGCGGACGCGAAATCAAAACCAAGATCAAGAGCGTGCAGAACACCCGCAAGGTGACGCGCGCGCTCGAGATGGTCTCGGCCTCCAAGATCCGCAAGGCGCAGGAGCGCATGAAGACCTCGCGCCCGTACGCACGCGCGATGAAGCAGGTGATCGGCCACCTGGCCCAGGCCAACACCGATTACCAGCATCCCTTCATGGTGGAGCGCAAGGACGTCAAGCGCGTCGGCTTCATCATCGTGTCGTCCGACCGCGGCCTGGCCGGCGGCCTGAACAACAACCTGTTCCGCAAGATGCTCGGCGAGATCCGCCAGTGGAACGAGAAGGGCGTCGAGGTCGATGTGGTCACCATCGGCCAGAAGGCTTCGGTGTACTTCCGCCGGGTCAAGGTCGACATGCTGGCCAGCGTGTCGCACCTGGGCGATTCGCCCAAGCTCGACCAGCTGATCGGCGTGATCAAGGTGATGCTGGACGCCTACACGGAAGGCAAGCTGGACCGCGTGTTCGTCGTCTACAACGACTTCGTCAACACGATGACCCAGCGTGCCGCATTCGACCAGCTGCTGCCGCTGCCGGCGGCGGAGACGCAGGTCGCGCACCACGACTGGGACTACATCTACGAACCCGATGCCGCGACCGTGCTCGACCACGTGATCACGCGCTACATCGAATCGCTGGTGTACCAGGCGGTGCTGGAGAACATCGCGTCGGAACACGCGGCGCGCATGGTGGCCATGAAGGCCGCCAGCGACAACGCCAACAAGCTCATCGGTACCCTGCAGCTGGTCTACAACAAGGCCCGCCAGGCGGCGATCACCCAGGAAATTTCCGAAATCGTCGGCGGCGCGGCGGCAGTCTGA
- a CDS encoding glycosyltransferase family 2 protein, which translates to MRIAILIPCHNEAPTVQKVVADFREALPEASVWVFDNASVDATALLATQAGAHVRHVLAKGKGNVVRAMFRDVDADIYVMVDGDDTYPASAVRMLIEDIAAGRADMVVGTRLESHDRASFRRFHGFGNRLVRGCISALFGHPVRDVLSGYRVFSRRFVKSMPVLSRGFEIETEMTVFALANGFVLSERVIEYGTRPDGSESKLNTYRDGMRVLKTILFLFKDMRPLLFFGVLATACMVSSLGFGAIVIHEFARTGLVTHPSTAVLAVAFALVGVVSMATGLILDTVNRRTNEIQRLITDQVLSQRRPSV; encoded by the coding sequence TTGCGTATCGCCATATTGATTCCCTGCCACAACGAAGCGCCCACCGTGCAGAAGGTCGTCGCCGATTTCCGCGAGGCGTTGCCGGAGGCCAGCGTGTGGGTCTTCGACAACGCCAGCGTCGATGCCACCGCCCTGCTCGCGACGCAGGCCGGCGCACATGTAAGGCATGTCCTGGCGAAAGGCAAAGGCAATGTGGTGCGCGCGATGTTCCGTGACGTCGATGCGGACATCTACGTCATGGTGGATGGCGACGACACGTATCCCGCATCCGCGGTGCGCATGCTTATCGAGGACATCGCGGCGGGGCGGGCCGACATGGTCGTGGGCACGCGGCTGGAGTCGCACGACCGTGCCTCATTCCGTCGCTTCCATGGATTCGGCAATCGCCTGGTGCGTGGTTGCATCAGTGCCCTGTTCGGCCACCCGGTCCGCGACGTGCTGTCCGGCTACCGCGTGTTCTCGCGTCGTTTCGTGAAATCCATGCCTGTTCTTTCCCGCGGCTTCGAGATCGAGACCGAGATGACCGTTTTCGCGCTGGCCAATGGCTTCGTGCTGTCCGAACGGGTCATCGAGTACGGCACGCGCCCCGATGGCAGTGAGTCCAAGCTCAACACCTACCGCGACGGCATGCGGGTCCTGAAGACGATCCTGTTCCTGTTCAAGGACATGCGGCCGCTGCTGTTCTTCGGTGTGCTGGCGACGGCGTGCATGGTGTCCAGCCTCGGATTCGGCGCCATCGTCATCCATGAGTTCGCGCGCACGGGCCTGGTCACCCATCCGTCCACCGCGGTGCTGGCGGTGGCGTTCGCCCTGGTCGGGGTGGTGTCGATGGCGACCGGACTGATCCTGGATACTGTCAACCGGCGCACCAACGAGATCCAGCGGCTGATCACCGATCAGGTGCTGTCGCAGCGCAGACCGTCGGTGTAG
- a CDS encoding GtrA family protein → MAPPSSRYVLLRQGGSFLVIGALQLLVDWALFVAFTALGVPAAPANLASRVGGALLGFWLNGRVTFAHDGSARLGWWRFAKFLLVWIPLTIASTLAVTWVATSLGLAYAWLAKPLVEGVLAVVAFFLWRHVVYR, encoded by the coding sequence ATGGCACCTCCCTCTTCCAGGTACGTCCTGCTGCGCCAGGGCGGCAGTTTCCTCGTCATCGGCGCGCTCCAGCTGCTGGTGGACTGGGCGCTGTTCGTGGCGTTCACTGCGCTGGGCGTGCCAGCAGCGCCGGCCAATCTCGCCAGCCGCGTGGGCGGCGCGCTGCTCGGCTTCTGGTTGAACGGGCGCGTGACCTTCGCGCACGACGGCAGCGCCCGACTCGGCTGGTGGCGCTTCGCCAAGTTCCTGTTGGTGTGGATACCGCTGACGATCGCGAGCACGCTGGCGGTGACCTGGGTCGCGACCTCACTGGGGCTAGCGTATGCCTGGCTGGCCAAGCCACTGGTGGAAGGCGTGCTCGCGGTGGTCGCGTTCTTCCTGTGGCGGCACGTCGTCTATCGCTGA
- a CDS encoding F0F1 ATP synthase subunit epsilon: MSTIRCDIVSAEQEIFHGEATLVVATGELGELGIAPKHAPLITRLKPGKVVVTLASGEQLDFAISGGILEVQPQVVTVLADTAVRATDIDEAQVRKAKEEAERVLSHKDPKMSVEEAQAQLAMSIAQLSALERLRKNLKH, translated from the coding sequence ATGAGCACCATCCGTTGCGACATCGTCAGCGCCGAGCAGGAAATCTTCCACGGTGAAGCCACCCTGGTCGTGGCCACCGGCGAACTGGGCGAGCTGGGCATCGCGCCGAAGCACGCGCCGCTGATCACCCGCCTGAAGCCGGGCAAGGTGGTGGTAACGCTGGCCAGCGGCGAGCAGCTGGACTTCGCCATCTCCGGCGGCATCCTGGAAGTGCAGCCGCAGGTCGTCACCGTACTGGCGGACACCGCCGTGCGCGCGACCGACATCGACGAAGCGCAGGTCCGCAAGGCCAAGGAAGAAGCCGAGCGCGTGCTGTCCCACAAGGACCCGAAGATGAGCGTGGAAGAAGCCCAGGCCCAGCTGGCCATGAGCATCGCCCAGCTCAGCGCGCTGGAGCGCCTGCGCAAGAACCTCAAGCACTGA
- a CDS encoding glycosyltransferase 87 family protein, protein MTLHSPSTTARDRRLVLAVSLLLVLLALLRQGQDANWDLRNYHFYTPSALLDGRFGDDIAAAQLQTWHNPALDIPFAWMVKAGLPGWLVSLWLALPAIVAILFALRLLDLLWPAGRSATRTVMAGLAAVTGAAVMPSIGTTFNDAFVAAGVMATLWWIADSQGRRHAWATWLPAGLMAGACAGLKLTGALYCIGFIAAALVCGPMRGIPSRILALAVGGLAGATLTAGPWALHLWQEHGNPLFPYFNDWFGSPDALPHAHKDGRFIPHGIDALLVPFHLLTDSSRFSEGKLSDPRVLLGFASLGAWWVSVWRRRRREGAAMPLTHALLAFALVSFAVWVMLYGIYRYLFALELICSIAIFGIASTWLPARYVRPAMVALAVLLVVATNRPSWGRTPFATPMMSVQMPALPAASLVVLADDDPMAYAVAYLPRNVAAVSIHNNFMAPTRCTGLQAAAEQRVRAHEGPVHLLRLASAPVANEAVSTYGLVAQGACLPVPTSLGELALCPLVRGAPTPTVCAATAPDR, encoded by the coding sequence ATGACCCTGCACTCCCCCTCCACCACCGCCCGCGACAGAAGGCTTGTCCTGGCCGTGTCGTTGCTGCTGGTGCTGCTCGCGTTGCTCAGGCAGGGACAGGATGCGAACTGGGACCTGCGCAACTATCACTTCTATACGCCATCTGCACTGCTGGACGGCCGCTTCGGCGATGACATCGCGGCGGCGCAGCTCCAGACATGGCACAACCCTGCGCTCGATATCCCCTTCGCCTGGATGGTGAAAGCGGGCTTGCCCGGATGGCTCGTGTCGCTGTGGCTGGCACTGCCTGCAATCGTCGCGATCCTGTTCGCACTGCGCCTGCTCGACCTGCTGTGGCCTGCAGGACGCAGCGCCACCCGGACCGTGATGGCCGGCCTGGCGGCCGTCACGGGTGCGGCGGTGATGCCCAGCATCGGGACCACGTTCAACGATGCATTCGTGGCGGCCGGGGTGATGGCGACGCTTTGGTGGATAGCGGACTCGCAGGGTCGCCGTCACGCCTGGGCGACCTGGCTGCCGGCGGGCCTGATGGCAGGCGCGTGCGCGGGCCTGAAGCTCACCGGTGCGCTGTACTGCATCGGCTTCATCGCCGCCGCACTGGTCTGCGGACCGATGCGTGGCATCCCATCCCGGATCCTGGCACTCGCGGTGGGCGGCCTCGCCGGCGCTACGCTGACGGCCGGGCCCTGGGCACTCCATCTCTGGCAGGAGCATGGCAACCCGCTGTTTCCCTACTTCAACGACTGGTTCGGATCGCCCGATGCCCTGCCGCATGCACACAAGGACGGTCGCTTCATTCCGCACGGGATCGATGCCCTGCTGGTCCCCTTCCATCTGCTGACCGACAGCAGCCGCTTCTCGGAAGGGAAGCTTTCCGACCCCCGCGTACTGCTCGGCTTCGCTTCGCTCGGCGCGTGGTGGGTGTCGGTGTGGCGGCGACGGCGGCGGGAGGGCGCCGCGATGCCCCTCACCCATGCCCTGCTCGCGTTCGCGCTGGTCAGCTTTGCCGTGTGGGTAATGCTCTATGGCATCTACCGCTACCTGTTCGCGCTGGAGCTGATCTGCTCCATCGCCATCTTCGGCATCGCGTCGACGTGGCTGCCGGCGCGCTACGTGCGACCCGCCATGGTGGCGCTCGCCGTCCTGCTGGTCGTCGCCACCAATCGACCGAGCTGGGGTCGCACGCCCTTCGCCACGCCCATGATGTCGGTGCAGATGCCGGCGCTGCCGGCTGCCAGCCTCGTGGTGCTGGCGGACGATGATCCGATGGCATACGCCGTCGCCTACCTGCCGCGGAATGTCGCCGCGGTATCGATCCACAACAATTTCATGGCGCCCACGCGCTGCACGGGGTTGCAGGCCGCTGCAGAACAGCGCGTGCGGGCGCATGAGGGACCGGTCCACCTGCTGCGCCTGGCCTCCGCCCCGGTGGCGAACGAGGCCGTGAGCACCTACGGCCTGGTCGCGCAGGGGGCTTGCCTTCCCGTGCCGACGAGCCTGGGCGAACTGGCGCTCTGCCCGCTCGTGCGCGGCGCGCCTACACCGACGGTCTGCGCTGCGACAGCACCTGATCGGTGA
- the glmU gene encoding bifunctional UDP-N-acetylglucosamine diphosphorylase/glucosamine-1-phosphate N-acetyltransferase GlmU: MKPLHVVILAAGEGKRMKSALPKVLQPIAGQPMLAHVIDAARALSPAGVHVVHGHGGDQVQAAFADQSDLHWAHQAQQLGTGHAVAQAMPDVPDGARVLVLYGDVPLTRSETLQRLLDAPGRLAVLVAEPVDPTGYGRIVRDQEGRVAAIVEHKDADDEQRRIRTINTGIIAADGSALKGWLARLSNENAQGEYYLTDVFAMAAEEFTPAEMVLVGEPIEAEGANDPWQLSQLERAYQLRAARALCVQGARLVDPARFDQRGTVTVGRDVHVDVDVILEGTVELGDGVVIGPFTRLKDVKLGAGTQVRAHCDLEGVASEGAALIGPYARLRPGTVLADGVHVGNFVETKNARIGVGSKANHLTYLGDTVIGTGTNIGAGTITCNYDGVNKSTTTIGDRVFVGSNASLVAPVTLADGATIGAGSVISKNAPADQLTVARARQVTIEGWHRPVKKPK; encoded by the coding sequence ATGAAGCCACTACACGTCGTCATCCTCGCCGCCGGTGAAGGCAAGCGCATGAAGTCCGCGCTGCCCAAGGTGCTGCAGCCGATCGCGGGACAGCCGATGCTCGCGCATGTGATCGACGCGGCACGCGCGCTGTCTCCGGCCGGGGTGCACGTGGTCCATGGCCACGGCGGCGACCAGGTGCAGGCCGCCTTCGCCGATCAGTCCGATCTGCACTGGGCGCACCAGGCGCAGCAGCTCGGTACGGGCCATGCGGTGGCGCAGGCCATGCCGGACGTGCCGGACGGCGCGCGTGTGCTGGTGTTGTACGGTGACGTGCCGCTGACACGCAGCGAGACGCTGCAACGCCTGCTGGACGCGCCAGGCCGCCTTGCCGTGCTGGTCGCCGAGCCGGTCGATCCCACCGGCTACGGCCGCATCGTGCGCGACCAGGAAGGGCGCGTGGCCGCGATCGTCGAGCACAAGGATGCCGACGACGAACAGCGCCGCATCCGCACCATCAATACCGGCATCATCGCCGCCGACGGCAGCGCGCTGAAGGGCTGGCTGGCACGACTGTCGAACGAGAACGCCCAGGGCGAGTACTACCTGACCGATGTCTTCGCGATGGCGGCCGAGGAATTCACCCCGGCGGAAATGGTCCTCGTCGGCGAGCCCATCGAGGCCGAGGGCGCCAACGATCCCTGGCAGCTGTCGCAGCTCGAGCGTGCCTACCAGCTGCGCGCCGCGCGTGCGCTGTGCGTGCAGGGCGCGCGTCTGGTCGATCCGGCGCGCTTCGACCAGCGCGGCACGGTGACGGTCGGGCGCGACGTGCATGTCGACGTGGACGTGATCCTGGAGGGCACGGTGGAACTGGGCGACGGCGTCGTCATCGGCCCGTTCACGCGCCTGAAGGACGTGAAACTCGGCGCTGGCACGCAGGTGCGCGCGCATTGCGACCTGGAAGGCGTGGCCAGCGAAGGCGCCGCGCTGATCGGTCCCTACGCGCGCCTGCGTCCGGGCACGGTGCTCGCCGACGGCGTGCATGTCGGCAACTTCGTCGAGACGAAGAACGCGCGCATCGGCGTGGGCAGCAAGGCCAACCACCTGACCTATCTCGGCGACACGGTCATCGGCACCGGCACGAACATCGGCGCCGGCACCATCACCTGCAACTACGACGGCGTGAACAAGTCGACGACGACCATCGGCGACCGCGTGTTCGTGGGCTCCAACGCGTCGCTGGTCGCGCCGGTGACGCTGGCCGATGGTGCGACCATCGGTGCGGGCTCGGTGATCTCGAAGAACGCGCCCGCCGATCAGTTGACGGTCGCACGCGCACGGCAGGTGACGATCGAAGGCTGGCACCGACCGGTGAAGAAACCGAAGTAG
- a CDS encoding HAMP domain-containing sensor histidine kinase, which yields MIRRSLAGRVLSWLLPLLALALVLPVALSHWFGDDIIAVLVSAIVVLPLAMWAIHRGLRSTYSLFRALAGSVNSYRDGEYNFGIHWRGNDELAELVQSHAALGEVLREQRLSLVQRELLLDTMVQNTPVAMLLIAPGGDGIRRVIFANVAARKLLHSGWKLEGQDYDALIGSAPVEMREALARGGDSLFAIGSEEEDGEEQVYHLARRNFRLNGRAHELLLLRLLTSELRRQEVMTWKKVIRVISHELNNSLAPVASLAHSGAELVRRGRHDRLEEVFGTIEERARHLEGFIRGYARFAKLPQPQLQTVHWRAFFEGLQRQIAFDLTMPEAEIDGRIDVAQLEQALLNLLKNAHESGTTPDGVSVRVTRLPDWLRIEVMDRGTGMNDAVLQNALVPFYSTKRNGTGLGLALTREIIEAHGGRLSLHNRDGGGLCVSIQLPEN from the coding sequence ATGATCCGTCGCTCCCTCGCCGGCCGCGTGCTGTCCTGGCTGCTGCCCTTGCTGGCGCTGGCGCTGGTGCTGCCGGTCGCACTGTCGCACTGGTTCGGCGACGACATCATCGCGGTGCTGGTCTCGGCCATCGTGGTGCTGCCGCTGGCGATGTGGGCGATCCATCGCGGACTGCGCAGCACCTACTCGCTGTTCCGCGCGCTGGCCGGCAGCGTCAACAGCTATCGCGATGGCGAATACAACTTCGGCATCCATTGGCGCGGGAACGACGAGCTCGCCGAGCTGGTGCAGTCGCATGCCGCGCTGGGCGAGGTGTTGCGCGAACAGCGCCTGAGCCTGGTCCAGCGCGAACTGCTGCTGGACACCATGGTGCAGAACACGCCCGTGGCCATGCTGTTGATCGCGCCCGGCGGCGACGGCATCCGGCGGGTGATCTTCGCCAACGTGGCCGCGCGCAAACTGCTGCACAGCGGCTGGAAACTCGAAGGCCAGGACTACGACGCACTGATCGGATCCGCACCGGTCGAGATGCGCGAAGCCCTCGCACGCGGTGGCGACAGTCTGTTCGCCATCGGCAGTGAGGAAGAGGACGGCGAGGAGCAGGTCTATCACCTGGCGCGCCGGAACTTCCGCCTGAATGGCCGGGCACACGAGTTGCTGCTGTTGCGTCTGTTGACCAGCGAACTGCGGCGACAGGAGGTGATGACATGGAAGAAGGTCATCCGCGTGATCAGCCATGAACTCAACAACTCGCTGGCGCCCGTGGCTTCGCTCGCACACTCGGGTGCGGAGCTCGTGCGTCGCGGTCGTCACGACCGCCTCGAAGAAGTCTTCGGCACCATCGAGGAGCGTGCGCGCCACCTGGAAGGCTTCATCCGCGGCTATGCACGCTTCGCCAAGTTGCCTCAGCCGCAACTTCAGACGGTGCATTGGCGCGCCTTCTTCGAAGGGCTGCAACGGCAGATCGCTTTCGATCTCACGATGCCGGAGGCCGAGATCGATGGCCGCATCGATGTGGCGCAGCTCGAACAGGCGCTGCTCAACCTGCTGAAGAACGCGCACGAATCGGGCACCACTCCGGATGGCGTATCGGTCCGTGTTACGCGCCTTCCCGACTGGCTGCGCATCGAGGTGATGGATCGCGGCACCGGCATGAACGACGCCGTGCTGCAGAACGCGCTGGTGCCGTTCTATTCGACCAAGCGCAACGGCACCGGGCTGGGACTCGCGCTGACGCGCGAGATCATCGAAGCGCACGGGGGCCGGCTTTCGCTGCACAACCGCGATGGCGGCGGCCTGTGCGTGTCCATACAGCTGCCCGAAAATTGA
- the atpD gene encoding F0F1 ATP synthase subunit beta, producing the protein MSQGKIVQIIGAVVDVEFARHEVPKVYDALKVENTAITLEVQQQLGDGVVRTIALGSTDGLKRNLIAVNTDKAISVPVGAGTLGRIMDVLGNPIDEAGPVQATDHWEIHRSAPSYEDQSSANDLLETGIKVIDLMCPFAKGGKVGLFGGAGVGKTVNMMELINNIAKAHSGLSVFAGVGERTREGNDFYHEMKDSNVLDKVAMVYGQMNEPPGNRLRVALTGLTMAEYFRDEKDASGKGKDVLLFVDNIYRYTLAGTEVSALLGRMPSAVGYQPTLAEEMGVLQERITSTKTGSITSIQAVYVPADDLTDPSPATTFAHLDATVVLSRNIASLGIYPAVDPLDSTSRQLDPNVIGHEHYDTARRVQSTLQKYKELKDIIAILGMDELSEEDKQAVSRARKIERFFSQPFHVAEVFTGSPGKYVSLKDTIRGFKAIVDGEYDHLPEQAFYMVGGIEEAVEKAKKLAEKA; encoded by the coding sequence ATGAGTCAGGGCAAGATCGTTCAGATCATCGGCGCGGTGGTTGACGTCGAATTCGCGCGCCACGAAGTGCCGAAGGTGTACGACGCGCTGAAGGTGGAAAACACCGCCATCACGCTCGAAGTGCAGCAGCAGCTCGGCGACGGCGTCGTGCGCACCATCGCCCTCGGTTCCACCGACGGCCTGAAGCGCAACCTGATCGCCGTGAACACCGACAAGGCCATCTCGGTGCCGGTCGGCGCCGGCACGCTGGGCCGCATCATGGACGTGCTGGGCAACCCGATCGACGAAGCCGGTCCGGTGCAGGCGACCGACCATTGGGAAATCCACCGCTCGGCCCCGTCGTACGAGGACCAGTCCTCGGCCAACGACCTGCTGGAAACCGGCATCAAGGTGATCGACCTGATGTGCCCGTTCGCCAAGGGCGGCAAGGTCGGCCTGTTCGGCGGCGCCGGCGTCGGCAAGACCGTCAACATGATGGAACTGATCAACAACATCGCCAAGGCGCACTCGGGTCTGTCCGTGTTCGCCGGCGTGGGCGAGCGTACCCGCGAGGGCAACGACTTCTACCACGAGATGAAGGATTCCAACGTCCTCGACAAGGTGGCGATGGTGTACGGCCAGATGAACGAGCCGCCGGGCAACCGCCTGCGCGTCGCGCTGACCGGCCTGACCATGGCCGAGTACTTCCGCGACGAGAAGGACGCGTCCGGCAAGGGCAAGGACGTGCTGCTGTTCGTCGACAACATCTACCGCTACACGCTGGCCGGCACCGAAGTGTCGGCGCTGCTGGGTCGCATGCCGTCGGCCGTGGGTTACCAGCCGACGCTGGCCGAGGAAATGGGCGTGCTGCAGGAGCGCATCACCTCGACCAAGACCGGTTCGATCACCTCGATCCAGGCCGTGTACGTGCCCGCGGACGACCTGACCGACCCGTCGCCGGCCACCACGTTCGCCCACCTGGACGCGACCGTCGTGCTGAGCCGCAACATCGCCTCGCTGGGTATCTACCCGGCCGTGGATCCGCTCGACTCGACCAGCCGCCAGCTGGACCCGAACGTCATCGGCCACGAGCACTACGACACCGCGCGCCGCGTGCAGTCGACGCTGCAGAAGTACAAGGAACTGAAGGACATCATCGCGATCCTCGGCATGGATGAGCTGTCCGAAGAAGACAAGCAGGCCGTGTCGCGCGCGCGCAAGATCGAGCGCTTCTTCAGCCAGCCGTTCCACGTGGCCGAAGTGTTCACCGGCTCGCCGGGCAAGTACGTCTCGCTGAAGGACACGATCCGCGGCTTCAAGGCGATCGTCGACGGCGAGTACGACCACCTGCCGGAGCAGGCGTTCTACATGGTCGGCGGCATCGAAGAAGCGGTCGAGAAGGCCAAGAAGCTCGCCGAGAAGGCGTAA